One Anastrepha obliqua isolate idAnaObli1 chromosome 6, idAnaObli1_1.0, whole genome shotgun sequence DNA window includes the following coding sequences:
- the LOC129250613 gene encoding mucin-2-like — MSSTATTTTVPSFGTANEVGKNITGTSETTAAATKSIKTSLNIASTSKEALSSRDGEQKATPKRAGPLKTTASPRIHSFRIVSAQDATAAVVATTTASIVKNSTVEQSQFETHVEYQQSQLELQLQQRRRRSNTNDIDNDNDSDSTNGNNIVKCSSKIQKPILMCFICKLSFGNTKSFRLHASSEHQLTLQSKEQHLLNREYSSVIIQPPNMDERPEISFLEPIDMLNVIKSDDLNTATDVEFNENTSQVVTREFNTGDTSMTVRPAVKKLINETAEDMTATTGANSSMSSTKASIPTSTSPPTSATMSTDLTLSSVKSPKCSRSATATLPAVSQIASTFEPNGTIDCSNNSNFLRVNSLSECARQKPRYEATAFINDSSVITATTVSNQPSGINNPNSIENQQQETIIITNRLKTATVETQEKDDSKAKVATSSPSLPSSLTFLSPSSFPLSLLPKNESEDVSKTEVTVFGSSSDSTLKPKLTVCETPPTASATKNDRSSKTGNRNLLGDREDCYSSPLCTVTKMENIEMGSTTATSANVSDILHMNLHRDSPTVDDNKLDRSETQSRLSADAVNFHQQQQQFAAMSSSTFASPSPSLISMTPTTNNLSSLHASLVALNDGFPTTCDSTDPQKTGARLISDFLQQHLSLQHQQQQQQYGALNGKCAEHSDYKDNDYKNCEIQQLKSSPHHNQGRQHTLTNTNTTPQRSPSRSSSSCTSTIMRSPANSTTSPNATIVNVSAAAVAAAASQQQNTVAAVAVAAAAAAAAVVSVASNNSSFTIGACSDHMNGRPLGVECTRCEMILNSTRLNTGVQMSTRNSCKTLKCPQCNWHYKYQETLEIHMREKHPDGESACGYCLSGK, encoded by the exons ATGTCGT caacagcaacaacaacaactgtgcCATCATTCGGAACGGCAAATGAGGTGGGAAAGAATATAACGGGCACATcagaaacaacagcagcagcaacaaaatcaataaaaacttcaTTGAATATAGCTTCAACGTCAAAGGAAGCATTGAGCAGCCGTGATGGTGAACAAAAGGCTACGCCAAAAAGGGCCGGCCCTCTAAAAACCACCGCGAGTCCTCGTATTCATTCATTTCGAATAGTGAGCGCTCAGGATGCTACAGCCGCCGTTGTTGCTACCACTACCGCCTCCATCGTCAAAAACAGCACTGTCGAGCAATCGCAGTTCGAGACCCATGTTGAATATCAACAGTCACAGCTAGAACTACAGCTCCAACAACGACGCCGACGTAGCAACACGAACGATATCGATAACGACAACGATAGTGACAGTACCAACGGCAACAATATCGTGAAGTGCTCttccaaaatacaaaaaccGATATTAATGTGTTTTATATGCAAACTATCGTTTGGGAATACAAAATCTTTCAGATTACACGCTAGCTCAGAACATCAACTAACCTTGCAATCAAAAGAACAGCATTTACTAAATCGCGAATATTCGAGTGTTATTATTCAGCCGCCAAATATGGATGAGCGTCCAGAAATATCATTTCTTGAGCCAATTGACATGCTCAACGTTATAAAAAGTGACGATTTAAATACTGCGACTGATGTTGAATTTAATGAGAACACATCGCAGGTGGTGACTCGCGAATTTAATACTGGTGATACCTCCATGACGGTAAGACCGGCagttaaaaaactaataaatgagACAGCTGAAGATATGACTGCAACTACGGGAGCGAATTCATCAATGTCATCAACGAAAGCGTCAATCCCAACCTCAACGTCGCCTCCGACATCAGCGACAATGTCAACAGATCTGACGTTATCATCGGTAAAGTCCCCAAAATGCTCGCGATCAGCGACTGCGACTCTACCAGCTGTATCACAAATTGCATCCACGTTTGAGCCAAATGGTACTATAGATTGTAGCAACAATAGTAATTTCCTGCGGGTAAACTCCCTTTCTGAATGTGCACGGCAAAAACCTCGATACGAAGCAACTGCTTTTATCAACGACTCGTCGGTAATAACAGCGACTACAGTATCAAACCAACCATCAGGAATCAATAATCCCAATTCCattgaaaatcaacaacaaGAAACAATAATCATTACTAATAGATTAAAAACAGCCACTGTAGAAACGCAAGAAAAGGACGACTCAAAAGCGAAAGTAGCGACATCTTCGCCATCATTGCCTTCATCATTAACATTTTTGTCACCCTCATCATTTCCGTTGTCATTACTGCCAAAAAATGAGTCAGAAGATGTCTCTAAAACTGAAGTAACTGTGTTCGGATCAAGTTCGGATTCTACCCTGAAGCCAAAATTAACTGTATGCGAAACACCACCAACGGCGTCTGCCACGAAAAATGATAGGTCGAGCAAGACAGGGAACAGAAATCTTCTAGGGGATCGGGAAGACTGTTATAGTTCGCCGTTGTGTACTGTcactaaaatggaaaatatagaaATGGGTTCGACTACCGCTACATCAGCTAATGTTTCCGATATTTTGCACATGAATTTGCATCGCGACTCTCCAACGGTGGACGACAATAAGTTAGATCGATCCGAAACTCAATCACGGCTTTCAGCGGATGCAGTTAActttcatcagcagcagcagcagtttgcGGCAATGAGCAGCAGCACTTTTGCCTCCCCGTCTCCTTCACTAATATCAATGACACCCACGACAAACAATCTTAGCAGTTTGCATGCTTCTTTAGTGGCTTTAAATGATGGCTTTCCTACCACCTGTGACAGTACAGATCCACAAAAAACAGGCGCAAGGTTAATCAGTGACTTTCTACAACAGCATCTTAGCTTACAacatcaacagcagcaacagcagtacGGTGCGTTAAACGGGAAATGTGCAGAACATTCAGATTATAAGGATAACGACTATAAAAATTGCGAAATACAGCAACTGAAATCCTCCCCGCATCACAATCAAGGTCGCCAGCATACGTTAACTAACACCAATACAACGCCGCAACGCTCACCATCACGCAGCAGCAGTAGTTGTACCAGTACCATCATGCGATCACCAGCGAATTCGACAACATCACCCAATGCTACAATTGTCAATGTCTCAGCAGCAGCAGTCGCAGCGGCCGCATCTCAGCAACAGAATACAGTTGCTGCCGTAGCTGTGGCTGCCGCTGCGGCGGCAGCAGCAGTTGTATCTGTAGCTAGCAACAATTCCAGTTTTACTATAGGCGCCTGCTCGGATCACATGAACGGGCGGCCATTGGGAGTAGAATGCACACG